The Mangrovibacterium diazotrophicum genome has a segment encoding these proteins:
- a CDS encoding BT0820 family HAD-type phosphatase yields MVLAIDFDGTIVEHKYPKLGKEIPMAVQMLKQLKQDGHTLILWTVRDGKELDDALQFCNSRGLEFHAVNRSHPEEVYDCQNISRKITADLFVDDRNLGGLPPWEEIYSKISKQKA; encoded by the coding sequence ATGGTTTTAGCGATCGATTTTGACGGAACAATTGTAGAGCATAAATATCCGAAGTTGGGAAAGGAAATCCCAATGGCGGTTCAAATGCTGAAGCAATTGAAACAGGATGGTCATACACTTATTCTTTGGACCGTTCGTGATGGAAAGGAACTTGATGATGCATTACAATTTTGTAATAGCCGGGGGCTCGAATTTCATGCCGTTAATCGGAGTCATCCTGAAGAGGTCTATGACTGTCAGAACATAAGTCGTAAGATTACTGCAGACCTTTTTGTAGACGATCGAAACCTGGGTGGTTTGCCTCCATGGGAAGAGATCTATTCAAAAATTAGCAAGCAAAAAGCTTAA
- a CDS encoding error-prone DNA polymerase has translation MNQVSYTELQVTSNFTFLRGGSGPDELVERAEELGYTAIAITDRNSLAGIVRAHVAARSKKIRFIPACRLDLLDGPSLLAYPTCREGYSNLSGLLSTGNLRTEKGKCELYRADVFQYAANIQFVLLPPDSLNADFEFQPEFILALKEYRQVLGKSLHLAASFTYRGDDQKRMYQLSQLAKRYRVPLVATNDVHYHGSERRELQDVLTCIREKCTISSAGFKLHQNAERYLKPIDELKRLFLQYPEAIQNAQRLADLCNFSLDELRYLYPEEITSSGRKPMEELIYLCWKGAHERWGETIPPKIKATIEMELEFIGRKDYASYFLTVYDYVREARSRGILCQGRGSAANSVVCYCLGITSVDPSKFKLLFARFMSDERNEPPDIDVDFEHERREEIMQYIYNKYGRDRAGIVATVTQVHWKGAIRDVGKVMGLSTDSINLLSKSAYEFTEDWFTGKTPESTSFNPNDLHLRKVLELTGQYIGFPRQLGQHTGGFVITRGKLHELCPILNARMEDRTCIEWNKDDIEALGFLKVDVLALGMLTCIQKAFKLAKQHYNLDLTLANIPQDDPKVYEMISHADTLGVFQIESRAQMSMLPRLKPTEFYDLVIEVAIVRPGPIQGDMVHPYLRRRDGKEPIEFPSEELKEILHRTKGVPLFQEQAMEIAIVAAGFTPAEADGLRRAMATFKSKGKVSWYHDKLVSGMIRKGYTNEFAERVFKQIEGFGSYGFPESHAASFALLVYISSWIKCYYPDIFAAALLNSQPMGFYQPAQIVIDARKHGVMVRPVDVNYSDWDNTLEEKDGHYCAVRLGFRQVTGLREEEMKLLILRRKSPYKDIDRLVEIGIMPAALERLADADAFRSLGLDRRRALWEVSAMKDHPTGMFTGTPSASSSEQQTELPVMSDGEHVIQDYASTTLSLKAHPVSFARATLNNFGVTTTSALNQLKNGDRVKVCGLITVRQRPGTAKGVLFITIEDETGFANLVVWANTFEKYRKVILQSRLLMVEGKLQIEGEVIHVVVSACFNLNKLMDLRAEGRNLGSMNKPTGASKKYPAEVLKSEKARPVQTVQGELFRSRDFK, from the coding sequence TTGAATCAGGTAAGTTACACTGAATTACAGGTCACATCGAATTTTACGTTCCTCAGGGGAGGTTCGGGTCCCGACGAGCTGGTAGAACGAGCTGAAGAGCTGGGCTACACGGCTATTGCCATTACCGACCGAAATTCGCTGGCCGGCATTGTTCGGGCACATGTGGCTGCCCGCAGCAAAAAAATTCGCTTCATCCCGGCCTGCCGCCTCGACTTACTCGACGGCCCCAGCTTGCTCGCCTATCCCACTTGCCGAGAAGGTTACTCCAACCTTTCCGGATTGCTATCAACCGGTAACTTGCGAACAGAAAAAGGAAAATGTGAACTATACCGGGCCGATGTGTTTCAATATGCCGCAAACATCCAATTCGTACTTTTGCCACCCGATTCGCTGAATGCAGATTTCGAATTTCAGCCTGAATTTATACTTGCATTGAAAGAATACCGGCAAGTTTTGGGCAAATCGCTTCATTTGGCAGCCAGTTTTACCTACCGGGGTGACGATCAGAAGCGCATGTACCAGCTTTCGCAACTGGCCAAACGATATCGGGTTCCGCTGGTAGCCACCAACGACGTGCATTATCACGGGTCGGAGCGCCGCGAGCTGCAGGATGTACTCACCTGCATCCGCGAGAAATGTACCATCAGTTCGGCTGGTTTCAAACTACACCAGAATGCCGAGCGCTACCTGAAACCGATAGACGAACTGAAACGCCTGTTTCTGCAATACCCCGAAGCCATTCAGAATGCACAACGGCTAGCCGATTTATGCAATTTTTCGCTCGATGAGCTGCGCTACCTATACCCTGAAGAAATTACCAGCTCGGGCCGTAAACCAATGGAAGAGCTGATCTACCTATGCTGGAAGGGTGCACATGAGCGGTGGGGCGAAACGATTCCGCCGAAAATCAAAGCCACGATCGAAATGGAGTTGGAGTTTATCGGGCGGAAAGACTACGCATCCTATTTTCTAACCGTGTACGACTACGTGCGCGAGGCCCGCTCTCGTGGAATTCTGTGCCAGGGACGTGGCTCTGCAGCCAACTCAGTGGTTTGCTACTGCCTTGGGATCACTTCGGTTGACCCGTCGAAATTCAAACTATTGTTTGCCCGTTTCATGAGCGACGAGCGCAATGAACCACCCGACATTGATGTGGATTTTGAACACGAGCGTCGCGAGGAAATCATGCAATACATTTACAACAAGTACGGACGCGACCGGGCCGGCATTGTAGCTACAGTAACGCAAGTGCATTGGAAAGGAGCCATACGCGATGTTGGAAAAGTGATGGGATTATCGACTGATTCGATCAACCTTTTGTCGAAATCAGCTTATGAATTTACCGAAGATTGGTTTACCGGTAAAACTCCTGAAAGTACCAGTTTCAACCCGAACGACCTGCACCTGCGCAAAGTACTGGAGCTTACCGGGCAATACATTGGCTTCCCGCGACAACTGGGACAGCACACTGGCGGTTTTGTTATTACCCGTGGCAAACTACACGAGCTGTGCCCTATTCTGAATGCCCGCATGGAAGACCGCACCTGCATTGAGTGGAACAAAGATGATATTGAAGCACTCGGCTTTTTAAAGGTTGACGTGCTCGCGCTAGGCATGCTCACCTGCATCCAAAAGGCCTTCAAGCTGGCCAAACAACATTACAACTTAGACCTTACTTTGGCCAATATTCCTCAGGACGACCCGAAAGTCTACGAAATGATTAGTCATGCCGATACGTTGGGTGTGTTCCAGATTGAAAGCCGTGCGCAAATGTCGATGCTCCCCCGCCTGAAGCCCACCGAATTTTACGATTTGGTAATTGAGGTAGCCATTGTTCGTCCCGGCCCAATTCAGGGCGACATGGTCCATCCATATTTAAGACGCCGGGATGGAAAGGAGCCGATTGAATTTCCGTCAGAGGAGCTGAAAGAAATTTTACACCGGACCAAAGGAGTTCCCTTATTTCAGGAACAGGCCATGGAAATCGCCATTGTTGCAGCAGGCTTCACGCCGGCCGAAGCCGATGGTTTGCGCCGGGCCATGGCAACGTTTAAGTCGAAAGGGAAAGTGAGTTGGTACCACGACAAGCTTGTTAGTGGCATGATCAGAAAAGGCTACACTAACGAATTTGCTGAACGAGTTTTCAAACAAATTGAAGGTTTCGGGAGCTACGGATTCCCGGAGAGCCACGCCGCTAGTTTTGCGCTGCTGGTGTACATCTCGTCGTGGATTAAATGTTACTACCCCGATATTTTCGCTGCAGCCCTTCTAAATAGTCAGCCTATGGGATTTTACCAACCGGCGCAAATTGTGATTGATGCCCGTAAGCATGGAGTTATGGTTCGCCCCGTCGATGTTAATTACTCTGATTGGGACAACACCCTGGAAGAAAAAGATGGTCATTATTGTGCTGTCAGACTTGGATTCCGCCAAGTAACAGGGTTGAGGGAGGAAGAAATGAAACTTTTAATCCTTCGTCGAAAATCACCGTACAAAGATATCGATCGACTCGTCGAAATTGGGATAATGCCAGCAGCACTGGAGCGCCTTGCCGATGCTGATGCTTTTCGTTCCCTCGGTCTCGACCGACGCCGTGCCCTCTGGGAAGTCTCAGCCATGAAAGACCACCCTACCGGGATGTTCACCGGCACGCCATCGGCCAGCTCCTCCGAGCAACAAACTGAATTGCCGGTTATGAGTGATGGCGAACACGTCATTCAGGATTATGCAAGCACCACCCTTTCGCTAAAAGCGCACCCGGTAAGCTTCGCCCGCGCCACTCTTAACAATTTTGGAGTGACCACAACTTCAGCCCTAAACCAACTAAAAAACGGCGATCGGGTAAAAGTCTGCGGGCTCATCACCGTGAGGCAACGCCCGGGAACAGCCAAAGGCGTGCTCTTTATTACGATTGAAGATGAAACCGGTTTTGCCAACCTGGTGGTGTGGGCAAACACGTTTGAAAAATATCGCAAGGTGATTTTGCAATCTCGCCTGTTGATGGTGGAAGGCAAGCTTCAAATTGAAGGGGAAGTTATTCATGTTGTGGTAAGTGCATGTTTCAACCTAAACAAGCTCATGGACTTGAGAGCAGAAGGCCGAAACCTGGGGTCGATGAATAAACCGACCGGAGCAAGTAAAAAATATCCGGCAGAAGTACTGAAAAGCGAAAAAGCCCGCCCCGTACAAACTGTACAAGGCGAGCTTTTCCGATCGCGCGATTTCAAATAA
- a CDS encoding Y-family DNA polymerase: MPKRYLHIWLPFLPTERMSKNHPELRGKRFLLYTPEHGRMVVYAVSPALAQEGIRPGMVVADVRAILPGVEVFPAEPEADEKLLHKLAEWCFRFSPIVATTSPDGLVLDISGCPHLWGGELPYLNTIINRLRKGGYRARAAIADTVGTAWATARHGENLIIEPGKQREALLALPPVALRLETPTLQRLDKLGFQEISQLIDIPRTNLRRRFGNGLLLRLGQAMGTERELLKPVQAAPIYLERLPCLEPIRTAKGIEIAVQTLLEMLCKRLSNDGKGVRAATLKGYRLDGETVQISIGTNRASRNTAHLFKLFELKIPELEPALGIELFAIEATLVEDVSEAQEALWSLSNNNQSAIAELLDNIAGKVGQQSIRRYLPQESYWPERSVKAVSSLDIQPETAWRIDRSRPMQLLPRPDPIEVMVVLPDYPPMHFRYKGELIRIAKADGPERIEQEWWLQSSPPRDYYRVEDDTGARYWIFRLGLYGNGKPQWFLHGYFV, translated from the coding sequence ATGCCTAAACGTTATTTACATATTTGGCTGCCGTTTCTCCCAACCGAGCGCATGAGTAAAAACCATCCGGAGCTGCGCGGCAAGCGTTTTCTGCTGTACACTCCCGAGCACGGTCGCATGGTGGTTTACGCCGTGAGCCCGGCATTGGCCCAAGAAGGCATTCGTCCGGGCATGGTGGTAGCCGATGTTCGCGCGATTCTGCCCGGGGTTGAAGTATTCCCGGCCGAGCCTGAAGCAGATGAAAAACTGCTGCACAAACTGGCAGAATGGTGCTTTCGTTTTAGCCCGATTGTTGCGACCACTTCCCCCGACGGGCTGGTTCTCGACATCTCCGGCTGCCCGCATCTGTGGGGTGGAGAATTGCCGTACCTCAACACCATTATAAACCGTCTGCGAAAAGGCGGCTACCGGGCACGTGCTGCAATTGCCGATACGGTCGGCACAGCCTGGGCAACAGCCCGCCATGGAGAGAATCTCATCATCGAACCGGGCAAACAGCGTGAAGCTCTTCTTGCCCTTCCGCCAGTGGCTCTTCGTCTCGAAACTCCCACGCTGCAGCGTCTCGACAAGCTGGGATTCCAGGAAATCAGCCAGCTGATCGACATTCCACGAACGAATCTACGCCGTCGCTTTGGCAATGGCTTGCTGCTTCGGCTGGGGCAAGCCATGGGAACTGAACGCGAGTTACTGAAACCAGTTCAGGCAGCACCAATTTACCTGGAACGTTTGCCCTGTCTGGAGCCAATCCGAACAGCGAAAGGCATCGAAATCGCTGTTCAAACTCTGCTTGAAATGCTTTGCAAACGACTTTCAAATGACGGAAAAGGCGTGCGAGCTGCTACCCTAAAAGGCTACCGACTGGATGGCGAAACGGTACAAATCAGCATCGGAACAAACCGGGCCTCGCGCAACACCGCCCATTTATTCAAGCTATTCGAGTTGAAGATTCCGGAACTGGAACCGGCACTCGGTATCGAGCTGTTTGCCATCGAAGCTACTTTGGTGGAGGACGTGAGCGAAGCGCAGGAAGCTCTGTGGAGCCTGAGCAACAATAACCAGTCTGCTATTGCCGAGCTACTCGACAACATTGCCGGCAAGGTGGGTCAACAATCGATTCGGCGCTATCTGCCGCAGGAAAGCTATTGGCCCGAGCGTTCGGTAAAAGCAGTGAGCTCGCTCGACATTCAGCCCGAAACAGCATGGCGCATCGACCGATCACGCCCCATGCAGCTACTTCCCCGCCCCGACCCCATCGAGGTAATGGTGGTGCTGCCCGACTACCCACCTATGCACTTTCGCTACAAAGGCGAACTGATCCGAATAGCGAAAGCCGACGGTCCCGAGCGGATTGAGCAGGAATGGTGGCTTCAAAGCAGTCCGCCACGCGACTATTACCGGGTAGAAGACGACACCGGCGCCCGCTACTGGATTTTCCGACTTGGACTTTACGGCAATGGCAAACCGCAATGGTTCCTGCACGGGTATTTTGTTTGA
- a CDS encoding ImuA family protein, translated as MEAIAGKKDIISQLKKQILSMEGFSTGSVSRQLDFGLGPVNDAFPEGVFPVGTIHEFVSPTEAHAAAANGFLSGLLSTLLGQSGICLWISVGRKLFPPALKFFGIEPHRVIFVDVKLRKDGLWVMEQALKCTALSAVVAELREVSFAESRRLQLAVENSRVTGFLHRQLPSSKHTLACVSRWQVSPLPSHSSGLPGVGFPRVLVELEKIRNGRPGSWTFEWRNSRFHALPDQRPAALPATSPSNTRSYA; from the coding sequence ATGGAAGCAATTGCGGGCAAAAAAGACATCATCTCCCAACTAAAAAAGCAGATTCTTTCGATGGAAGGATTCAGCACCGGCTCTGTCAGCCGGCAGCTCGATTTTGGTTTGGGCCCGGTGAACGACGCTTTTCCCGAGGGTGTCTTTCCGGTTGGAACCATTCACGAATTTGTTAGCCCAACCGAAGCACATGCTGCTGCTGCCAACGGCTTCCTGTCCGGACTGCTCAGCACCCTCCTGGGGCAAAGTGGCATTTGCCTGTGGATTAGCGTTGGCCGGAAACTGTTTCCACCTGCACTGAAGTTTTTCGGTATCGAGCCGCACCGGGTCATTTTTGTCGATGTAAAGTTGAGAAAAGACGGGCTTTGGGTGATGGAGCAAGCCTTGAAATGCACAGCCCTGTCGGCCGTGGTCGCTGAGCTTCGCGAGGTGAGTTTTGCCGAATCGCGTCGTCTGCAACTGGCTGTCGAAAACAGTCGGGTAACCGGATTTCTGCATCGTCAGCTTCCCAGCAGCAAACATACGCTGGCCTGTGTGTCGCGCTGGCAAGTCAGCCCGTTACCAAGCCACAGCAGCGGCCTACCCGGTGTTGGCTTTCCACGCGTGTTGGTTGAACTGGAAAAGATTCGAAATGGCCGCCCCGGCAGTTGGACCTTCGAGTGGCGCAACAGCCGGTTCCATGCATTGCCCGATCAACGCCCGGCGGCACTACCGGCTACTTCACCCTCAAACACACGCTCGTATGCCTAA
- a CDS encoding XRE family transcriptional regulator: MAGKTQKIFFASNIKFLRERRKLSQETLASALGLTRAKLAAIEAGNTKSPQPEDYLNFSDFFKISIDTLLKIDLSKLGELKLRELETGNDVYIRGGNLRVLAISVDKSNNENVEYVPVKAKAGYMAGYNDPEFIAGLPKFSIPNLPTQGTFRIFPSVGDSMLPVPEGADIVAQYIADWTDLKPDTPCIVILKGQQDFVFKLTTLNEDGTIRLKSLNPVYEPYTVEAADVMEIWRFYAYTSREFPEARSEMETVLAAIKSLEQRLGQMEKD; encoded by the coding sequence ATGGCTGGCAAAACACAAAAAATATTTTTCGCTTCGAACATTAAGTTTTTACGGGAGCGACGAAAATTGAGCCAGGAAACGCTGGCTTCCGCTTTGGGGCTGACCCGGGCAAAACTGGCTGCCATTGAGGCTGGTAATACCAAATCGCCACAGCCGGAAGACTACCTCAATTTTTCCGATTTCTTCAAAATTAGTATCGACACTCTATTGAAAATTGATTTGTCGAAATTGGGCGAGTTGAAGTTGCGGGAACTGGAGACGGGTAACGACGTGTACATTCGCGGTGGTAACCTGCGGGTGCTGGCTATCTCGGTGGACAAGTCGAATAACGAGAATGTGGAATATGTGCCGGTGAAGGCGAAAGCCGGTTATATGGCGGGCTACAACGACCCTGAGTTTATCGCGGGCCTTCCCAAATTTTCGATTCCGAACCTACCGACACAGGGCACTTTTCGCATCTTTCCGTCGGTGGGCGATTCGATGTTGCCAGTGCCTGAGGGGGCTGATATTGTGGCGCAATACATCGCCGATTGGACCGACCTGAAACCCGATACGCCTTGCATTGTGATTCTGAAGGGGCAGCAGGATTTTGTTTTCAAACTAACCACGCTGAATGAAGATGGCACCATTCGGCTAAAGTCGCTGAACCCGGTGTATGAACCCTACACGGTTGAGGCAGCCGATGTCATGGAGATCTGGCGCTTTTATGCCTACACGAGCCGCGAATTTCCGGAAGCCCGTTCTGAAATGGAAACAGTATTAGCAGCCATTAAAAGTCTGGAGCAACGGCTGGGGCAAATGGAAAAAGATTGA
- a CDS encoding FAD-dependent oxidoreductase: MQTENTQTIKSPKDGKTDFQFYTLELVERKAEYANIHTFRFKPIEPLEFRAGQWVHLGFPMGNRDKTFIRHMSFASSPKDELLDFTMDLASVSPYKQRMAALQPGDQLKAFKIKGEFHSAINSESEVVFLTGGIGVTPVRSVLRELQHLGSKLNWTLCHVSRDKFLYEEELTAYRNQQWRTNREGLETVWPQLISKPAGTRYFISGSDRFVRGMVDRLIAEGKLPEDIITESFH, translated from the coding sequence ATGCAAACAGAAAACACACAAACGATAAAAAGCCCCAAAGATGGCAAAACTGATTTTCAGTTTTACACCCTTGAACTGGTCGAACGAAAAGCGGAATATGCCAACATCCACACTTTTAGGTTCAAACCAATTGAACCACTTGAATTCCGTGCCGGACAGTGGGTTCACCTGGGCTTTCCAATGGGAAACCGCGACAAAACATTTATCCGACACATGTCATTTGCCTCTTCTCCGAAAGATGAATTGCTCGACTTTACCATGGATTTGGCATCGGTATCGCCTTACAAACAGCGCATGGCTGCTTTGCAGCCCGGTGATCAATTAAAAGCTTTCAAAATCAAAGGGGAATTTCATTCGGCCATTAACTCCGAAAGCGAAGTTGTATTTTTAACCGGAGGAATCGGAGTCACCCCTGTCCGATCTGTCCTCCGCGAACTTCAGCACCTGGGATCTAAATTGAACTGGACACTTTGCCACGTATCGCGCGACAAGTTCCTGTATGAAGAGGAATTGACAGCTTACCGCAACCAACAATGGAGAACCAACCGGGAAGGCTTGGAAACCGTGTGGCCCCAGTTGATCAGCAAACCAGCAGGCACCCGCTATTTTATTTCCGGCTCCGATCGCTTTGTTCGGGGCATGGTTGACCGACTAATTGCTGAAGGAAAATTACCGGAAGACATCATCACGGAGAGCTTCCATTAA
- a CDS encoding tetratricopeptide repeat protein, producing the protein MRFHFVIRQSLLILFVLGSIAAFSQSTGNTAMGNEKQSGFVHMNELIKLYEQNRNSYPYKAIDYIKEAISIAELSGTDEIRCSVYNKLGNVYSDLGLNFLAMDAFYSSLKYAEGLDDPYAVPFCFIDIGNVYYTIDNNERSLEYYQKAIELLKSNNIKDGLAIPYNNIGLIKIKQHDYVSALKEFELSYTIRQEHGATSDMAHSNMLMSEAYLGLEQYNDAIAHLETAKALYEKAGDPKNQMITVSKMGEVYESEKDYPKAILLYQQALDYFETTNDYMWIVIENRNLAKVYQKTEQYNKAISHAEAALQSSRANHYSQYLVEILKILADTHYKNKQEDDAYYYHDMLINVSDSLQQVNDNLQFANLQFSVETLKHNIEKEQLENEINKRKAVRNYIILIFIFISLIFLSVLFRFLKKRKQERNRFLQKEKIAAVKLQEKEVENDELNKELEQRNKELTSKTMGIVKNAEFINSVIEELDDLVVNRETKAKIRSIIDKLSHNQKEDSWEEFEIRFTNVHQDFIEKLNQKHPDLSPNERRLCAFLRLNMTTKEISSITYQNSKSIDVARYRLRKKMQLSRETNLISYLSSF; encoded by the coding sequence ATGAGATTTCATTTTGTCATACGCCAAAGCCTGCTGATCCTATTTGTCCTGGGCAGTATTGCTGCCTTTTCTCAATCAACCGGAAATACGGCGATGGGGAATGAAAAGCAATCGGGCTTTGTGCACATGAACGAACTGATAAAGCTTTACGAACAGAACCGGAACTCCTATCCATACAAAGCCATCGACTACATCAAGGAAGCCATTTCGATAGCCGAACTATCCGGTACCGACGAAATCCGGTGCAGCGTTTACAATAAACTCGGGAATGTTTATTCTGATTTGGGGCTGAATTTTTTAGCAATGGACGCCTTTTATTCCTCGCTAAAATATGCCGAAGGATTAGACGATCCATACGCTGTGCCCTTTTGCTTTATTGATATTGGCAATGTGTACTACACCATCGACAACAACGAGAGGAGCCTTGAATATTATCAGAAAGCAATCGAATTGCTGAAAAGCAACAATATAAAAGATGGGCTGGCAATTCCGTATAACAACATCGGCTTGATAAAAATCAAACAGCACGATTATGTCAGTGCTTTAAAAGAATTTGAACTGAGTTACACAATTCGGCAGGAGCATGGAGCCACCTCCGATATGGCACACTCAAACATGCTAATGTCTGAAGCGTATCTGGGGCTGGAACAATATAACGACGCCATTGCGCATTTAGAAACAGCAAAAGCCTTATACGAAAAAGCCGGTGATCCCAAAAATCAGATGATTACTGTGTCAAAAATGGGCGAAGTCTATGAATCCGAGAAAGATTATCCCAAAGCAATTCTGCTCTATCAACAAGCATTAGACTATTTTGAAACCACGAATGATTACATGTGGATTGTAATTGAAAACCGAAACCTCGCAAAAGTTTATCAAAAAACCGAACAATACAACAAAGCCATCTCCCACGCTGAAGCAGCACTGCAAAGCTCCCGGGCCAATCACTACAGTCAATATCTGGTTGAAATTCTCAAAATTCTGGCTGATACCCATTATAAAAATAAACAGGAAGATGACGCTTATTACTATCACGACATGCTAATTAATGTGAGTGATTCGCTACAACAGGTCAATGACAATTTGCAGTTTGCAAACCTTCAGTTTAGCGTTGAAACGCTCAAACACAACATCGAAAAAGAGCAGCTGGAAAACGAAATTAACAAGCGAAAAGCCGTCCGAAATTACATCATCCTCATTTTCATTTTTATCTCACTCATATTCCTGTCTGTATTGTTCAGATTCTTAAAAAAACGGAAACAAGAGCGGAATCGCTTTCTTCAAAAAGAAAAAATTGCAGCCGTGAAATTGCAGGAAAAGGAAGTTGAGAATGACGAGCTGAACAAGGAATTGGAACAGCGGAACAAGGAATTAACATCCAAAACAATGGGTATTGTAAAAAATGCAGAATTTATAAATAGTGTGATTGAGGAGTTGGATGATTTGGTTGTCAACCGGGAAACCAAGGCAAAAATCAGAAGCATAATTGATAAGCTAAGTCATAATCAAAAAGAAGACAGTTGGGAAGAATTCGAAATTCGTTTTACGAACGTTCATCAGGATTTCATCGAAAAACTCAACCAAAAACATCCGGACCTTTCGCCCAACGAACGAAGGCTCTGTGCATTTCTTCGCTTAAATATGACGACCAAAGAAATTTCATCCATAACCTATCAGAATAGCAAGAGTATCGACGTTGCCCGATATCGGCTGCGCAAAAAGATGCAACTATCCCGGGAGACAAACCTGATTTCATACCTTTCCTCTTTTTAG